Proteins encoded in a region of the Sphingopyxis sp. OAS728 genome:
- a CDS encoding GFA family protein, whose amino-acid sequence MRCYCSICRKTAGGGGYAINLHADKRTLTVSGETAVFHADLDDRKGGCKLSSAERHFCPRCASALWVFSPEYPDLFHPFASAIDSDLPKAPSSVHMMLASKASWVEPLIGPDDLCFEEYPEDALEDWHRARDLWID is encoded by the coding sequence ATGCGCTGCTATTGTTCGATCTGCAGAAAGACCGCGGGTGGAGGTGGCTATGCCATCAACCTCCACGCCGACAAGCGAACGCTAACGGTGAGCGGCGAAACCGCAGTCTTCCATGCCGACCTGGATGACAGGAAGGGGGGCTGCAAGCTCAGCTCGGCCGAACGCCACTTTTGTCCCAGATGCGCCAGCGCATTATGGGTGTTCAGCCCGGAATATCCGGATCTTTTCCATCCATTCGCCTCCGCGATCGATAGTGACCTGCCAAAGGCGCCGTCGAGCGTGCACATGATGCTCGCGTCGAAGGCTTCGTGGGTCGAACCCCTGATCGGACCCGACGATCTATGCTTCGAAGAATATCCCGAGGATGCGCTCGAGGACTGGCACCGGGCGCGGGACCTCTGGATCGACTAG
- a CDS encoding DUF4387 domain-containing protein, which translates to MVKLRDVCHEIRSKNAGPFWVTFDIFFDGPANFTRYHDDPALSADTFARLYGADASMVKRIPVDDLSMIKISYPRTSPQGGMVERDMHSGQQYVPLLDVELAD; encoded by the coding sequence ATGGTTAAGCTTCGCGACGTCTGCCACGAGATCCGGTCGAAGAACGCCGGCCCCTTCTGGGTCACCTTCGACATTTTCTTCGACGGGCCGGCCAACTTCACACGCTATCATGACGATCCCGCGCTGTCGGCCGACACCTTCGCGCGCCTCTACGGCGCCGACGCGAGCATGGTGAAGCGTATTCCGGTCGATGATCTGTCGATGATCAAGATTTCCTATCCGCGAACGTCGCCGCAGGGCGGCATGGTTGAGCGCGACATGCACTCGGGGCAGCAATATGTCCCGTTGCTCGACGTCGAACTGGCCGACTGA
- a CDS encoding ATP-binding protein, producing the protein MAALQLPDPVALDFNAVVEDALLLVNHNIETSRIKPTKTLHPGLPDMLGNCVQFQQVIPHLLVNSLHALASAEQISRRIELARGLAGSGISLSVRDNGAGIALEDLGRISTACSPPSRTTWVLDWFATLSSPPMEAR; encoded by the coding sequence ATGGCTGCACTGCAATTGCCCGATCCGGTAGCCCTCGATTTCAATGCAGTGGTCGAAGACGCTCTGCTGCTCGTCAACCACAACATCGAGACGAGCCGTATCAAGCCAACGAAGACGCTCCATCCTGGCTTGCCGGATATGCTTGGCAACTGCGTCCAGTTTCAGCAGGTCATCCCTCATCTTCTGGTGAACAGCCTCCACGCTTTGGCGTCGGCGGAACAGATCAGCCGGCGCATCGAACTCGCCAGGGGACTCGCTGGCAGCGGGATATCCCTGTCGGTCCGCGACAATGGTGCCGGAATTGCCTTGGAAGACCTGGGCCGGATCTCGACAGCTTGTTCACCACCAAGCCGGACGACATGGGTATTGGACTGGTTTGCCACTCTGTCATCGCCGCCCATGGAGGCAAGATAG
- a CDS encoding CitMHS family transporter, whose amino-acid sequence MTLALLGFATVLLFIFLIMTKRMSAAAALIAVPIVGGLLAGAGPGLGDMMLKGIVDVAPIATMLAFAVLYFAVMMDSGLFDPLVNRILAIVGDDPIRIAIGTMALSSLVSLDGDGTTTALIVITSMLPLYRAIGMNPLILAMLLGSSNAIMNLLPWGGPSARAAAAVKADLVHDVFLPLVPAMLIALAALAALAWWFGTRERARLGWQAGAGARPAPPIATDRPERRPRLFWFNLLLTAGLMAGMVTGIAPLPVLIMGALAVALTVNYPKLSDQRDRIAAHADNVVMVVVLIFAAGAFTGIMGGTGMTDAMARAMLAGVPDTLGPYLAPITALLALPLTFVMSNDAYYFGVVPVLAQAGGAYGIPAEAIARASLMGGPVHSLSPLLAPVYLACGLLGVDVADAQRFALKYAVGISLVMTLAAIITGAIPLAT is encoded by the coding sequence ATGACATTGGCCCTGCTGGGTTTTGCCACCGTCCTGCTGTTCATCTTCCTGATTATGACCAAACGGATGTCGGCGGCCGCCGCGCTGATCGCGGTTCCCATCGTTGGCGGCCTTCTGGCCGGCGCAGGGCCGGGGCTCGGGGACATGATGCTCAAGGGCATCGTCGACGTGGCGCCGATCGCGACGATGCTGGCCTTCGCGGTCCTCTATTTCGCCGTGATGATGGACTCTGGACTTTTCGATCCTCTGGTCAACCGCATCCTTGCCATCGTGGGGGACGATCCCATTCGCATCGCGATCGGAACGATGGCGCTGTCCTCGCTCGTCTCGCTGGACGGCGACGGCACGACCACGGCCTTGATCGTCATCACCTCGATGCTTCCGCTCTATCGCGCCATCGGGATGAATCCGCTGATCCTCGCGATGCTGCTGGGCAGCAGCAATGCCATCATGAACCTGCTTCCCTGGGGAGGGCCGTCGGCGCGCGCTGCCGCCGCGGTCAAGGCCGACCTCGTCCACGACGTCTTCCTGCCGTTAGTGCCGGCGATGCTGATAGCTCTCGCGGCGCTCGCTGCACTGGCGTGGTGGTTCGGAACGCGCGAGCGGGCACGGCTGGGGTGGCAGGCGGGCGCGGGCGCGAGGCCGGCGCCGCCAATCGCGACGGACCGCCCGGAGCGGCGTCCGCGCCTCTTCTGGTTCAATCTGCTGTTGACCGCGGGGTTGATGGCCGGAATGGTCACTGGAATCGCACCCTTGCCGGTGTTGATCATGGGGGCGCTCGCCGTGGCGCTCACAGTCAACTATCCGAAACTGTCCGATCAGCGCGATCGGATCGCGGCGCACGCCGACAATGTGGTCATGGTGGTGGTGCTGATCTTCGCGGCCGGGGCCTTCACGGGCATCATGGGGGGCACGGGCATGACCGATGCAATGGCGCGCGCAATGCTCGCCGGCGTCCCTGACACGCTCGGCCCCTATCTCGCACCGATCACCGCCTTGCTGGCGCTGCCACTCACCTTTGTCATGTCGAACGACGCCTATTATTTCGGTGTGGTGCCGGTGCTGGCGCAGGCCGGAGGCGCCTACGGCATTCCGGCCGAGGCGATCGCGCGTGCCTCGCTAATGGGCGGTCCCGTCCATTCCTTGAGTCCGCTTCTTGCTCCCGTCTATCTGGCATGCGGATTACTCGGGGTAGATGTAGCCGATGCGCAGCGATTCGCGCTCAAATATGCTGTTGGGATCAGTCTCGTCATGACCTTGGCCGCGATCATCACAGGCGCAATTCCGCTCGCCACGTAG
- a CDS encoding phosphoglycerate dehydrogenase has product MKPDRARVIVSQRFFDEAAIRLLEGAGCEVVQADLPAGQADGDLSHDQLVAMLDGADGWIVGHARVTRELLAALPQLQIVSRRGVGYERVDTAAAKQLGKVVCIAAGGNDASVADHTIALMLAVGHRFRETQTNMIGGDWSIVTGTDLFRKTVGIVGLGRIGRSLVQRLGGFETRILVTTPTPDPDFAGRTGVEYTDLDTLLRESDYVSLHAPLTPETRFLIDADALARMKPGAVLINAARGGLVDDAALLDALLAGRIAGAGLDTFVSEADPEYRAISQRLIELPNVIATPHAAASTREGLERTNLVAAQCVVSVLTGKDPPPRCVVADGRRRL; this is encoded by the coding sequence ATGAAGCCTGACCGGGCTCGCGTCATCGTCTCGCAACGCTTCTTCGACGAGGCCGCGATCAGGCTCCTCGAAGGCGCGGGCTGCGAGGTCGTGCAGGCCGATTTGCCGGCCGGTCAGGCCGACGGCGATCTGTCGCACGACCAACTTGTCGCAATGCTGGACGGCGCGGACGGATGGATCGTCGGCCACGCGCGCGTGACGCGCGAATTGCTGGCCGCACTGCCACAACTGCAAATCGTGTCGCGCCGCGGCGTCGGCTACGAGCGCGTCGACACGGCGGCGGCAAAGCAACTCGGGAAAGTGGTGTGCATCGCCGCCGGCGGCAACGACGCCTCGGTCGCCGATCACACAATTGCGCTCATGCTCGCGGTCGGGCACCGCTTCCGTGAGACCCAGACCAACATGATCGGCGGGGACTGGTCGATCGTGACTGGGACCGATCTGTTTCGAAAGACCGTAGGCATCGTCGGATTGGGCCGGATCGGGCGCAGCCTTGTTCAGCGCCTCGGCGGGTTCGAGACGCGCATCCTGGTGACGACGCCGACACCCGACCCCGATTTTGCCGGACGCACCGGCGTCGAATATACGGACCTCGACACCTTATTGCGCGAAAGCGACTATGTATCGCTCCACGCGCCGCTTACGCCCGAGACGCGTTTCCTGATCGATGCCGATGCGCTGGCGCGAATGAAGCCCGGCGCCGTCCTGATCAACGCCGCGCGCGGCGGGCTGGTCGACGACGCGGCGCTACTCGATGCGCTACTGGCGGGCCGGATCGCCGGCGCGGGGCTCGACACTTTCGTCAGTGAAGCCGATCCCGAATATCGCGCGATCAGCCAGCGCCTCATCGAACTTCCCAATGTCATCGCCACGCCGCACGCCGCTGCCTCGACCCGCGAGGGGCTCGAGCGGACCAATCTGGTCGCGGCACAATGCGTCGTCTCGGTCCTCACGGGCAAAGACCCGCCGCCGCGATGCGTGGTCGCCGATGGCCGGCGCAGGCTCTGA
- a CDS encoding host attachment family protein: MTLPADTLVLVADGRKALFLRNRGDDRQIDLRTTAHQDRDDKKDSEIKTGPAGQSPAPAGTGLPGGTMDETDFHQQEEDRFARELADKVNSMALSGKITALVVIAPARTMGELRPLWHKETSARLVGEHVKEMTDRPISDIEALLLGDPSPPS, from the coding sequence ATGACCCTCCCCGCCGACACCCTTGTCCTCGTGGCCGATGGCCGAAAAGCGCTATTCCTGCGCAACAGAGGCGACGATCGCCAAATCGACTTGCGAACGACGGCGCACCAGGACCGTGATGACAAGAAAGACAGCGAGATAAAGACAGGACCCGCAGGCCAATCACCCGCACCCGCCGGGACCGGCCTACCGGGCGGTACGATGGACGAAACCGATTTTCATCAACAGGAAGAAGATCGATTCGCTCGGGAACTGGCGGACAAGGTCAATTCAATGGCGCTGTCGGGCAAAATCACCGCGTTGGTTGTTATTGCCCCCGCGCGTACGATGGGCGAGTTACGCCCTTTGTGGCACAAGGAAACTTCCGCCCGCCTTGTTGGCGAACATGTCAAGGAAATGACCGACCGGCCGATATCGGACATCGAAGCGCTCCTCCTCGGAGACCCGTCACCGCCGTCCTGA
- a CDS encoding acyclic terpene utilization AtuA family protein codes for MTEQPPAADAFAGPIKVLVPCGSLGAGVRESEIAYGIAAGAHVIASDAGSTDSGAAYLALGKSKNSRGAVKRDLEILMRAQAEHGIPIIIGTSGQAGGDLNLQWTREIVEEVAAELGTAPKIALIHCEQDKATIKQLNAAGRIQPLPPLGPLEDEAIDQCEHIVAALGVEHFIAALDGGADIILGGRSTDTAVLACYPIWKGAPWGPAWHAGKTGECGVQCSVNPTLGSGVMLTVKADGFEVAPLSDDNRCSVHSVSAHMLYENTDPFRLAEPGGVLDVTRARYTQKDERTVSVIGSEWEPGPYSMKLEGASAGRYQTMMLVGIRNPEVLSDIENFHDKLLAALYDRTRKSFPPEALGDFHISLRMYGWNGIDGKPVAPGTPPPPEIGMIFVATADTQELANAIAHACNPYFFHYPNVMNKEIPSYGFMLSPADVPCGQFFEFRLNHIVALDDPFELVRIEYVDLASGSAAAQKEAVHG; via the coding sequence GTGACAGAACAGCCGCCAGCCGCCGACGCGTTCGCCGGCCCGATCAAGGTGCTTGTGCCGTGCGGCTCGCTCGGCGCGGGGGTGCGCGAAAGCGAGATCGCCTATGGCATAGCGGCGGGCGCGCATGTGATCGCGTCGGATGCCGGATCGACCGACAGCGGCGCTGCCTATCTGGCGCTCGGCAAGTCGAAGAACAGTCGCGGCGCGGTCAAGCGTGACCTCGAGATTTTGATGCGGGCGCAGGCCGAACATGGCATTCCGATCATCATCGGAACCTCGGGGCAGGCGGGGGGGGACCTCAACCTTCAATGGACGCGCGAGATCGTCGAGGAGGTCGCGGCCGAGCTCGGAACGGCGCCGAAGATTGCGCTCATTCATTGCGAACAGGACAAGGCGACGATCAAGCAGCTCAACGCCGCAGGCCGTATCCAACCCCTGCCGCCGCTCGGCCCGCTGGAGGACGAGGCCATCGACCAGTGCGAACATATCGTCGCCGCGCTCGGCGTCGAACATTTTATCGCCGCGCTCGACGGCGGCGCCGACATCATCCTCGGCGGACGATCGACCGATACCGCGGTGCTCGCTTGCTATCCGATCTGGAAAGGAGCGCCGTGGGGGCCGGCGTGGCACGCGGGCAAAACGGGCGAATGCGGGGTGCAATGCTCGGTCAATCCAACGCTGGGCTCGGGCGTCATGCTGACGGTCAAGGCCGACGGTTTCGAGGTCGCGCCGCTCAGCGACGACAATCGCTGCTCGGTGCATAGCGTGTCGGCGCATATGCTGTACGAGAACACCGATCCCTTCCGGCTTGCCGAACCGGGCGGCGTGCTCGATGTGACGCGCGCACGCTATACCCAGAAGGATGAGCGAACCGTTTCGGTCATCGGCTCGGAATGGGAGCCAGGCCCCTATTCGATGAAACTCGAAGGCGCGAGCGCCGGCCGGTATCAGACGATGATGCTGGTCGGTATCCGCAACCCGGAAGTGCTGAGCGACATCGAGAATTTCCACGATAAGCTGCTCGCGGCGCTTTACGATCGGACACGCAAGTCATTCCCTCCCGAGGCGCTCGGCGATTTTCATATTTCGCTGCGCATGTACGGCTGGAACGGCATCGACGGCAAGCCGGTCGCGCCCGGCACTCCGCCGCCGCCCGAGATCGGCATGATCTTCGTGGCGACCGCCGATACGCAAGAACTGGCCAACGCGATTGCGCATGCGTGCAACCCTTATTTCTTCCATTATCCCAATGTAATGAACAAGGAAATTCCGAGCTATGGCTTCATGCTGAGCCCGGCCGACGTGCCTTGCGGCCAGTTTTTCGAGTTCCGGCTCAATCATATCGTTGCGCTCGACGATCCGTTCGAACTGGTCCGGATCGAATATGTCGATCTGGCGTCGGGGTCGGCTGCAGCGCAAAAGGAGGCGGTCCATGGTTAA
- a CDS encoding TonB-dependent receptor has product MRGAILFCGAAVLALSNAHAARAQEGAGADAATTADDDAIIVTAQRRSQSLQDVPVTVTVFGADEIEQARIQQVSDVVTRTPGLSFDAFPASQPRLAVRGIGSSDKGAAGDPSAAVFLDEIYLGRPAAVAFDAFDVERIEVLKGPQGTLFGRNVVGGAINVVTKRPELGAFDAAAEFTYGNYDRLDGAGFVNLPFGSGGGAIRVSGAYRSHGGYVYNPVIDRRVDDQDTLSGRFQFLAEPTDNLRVHFTLDGTRDRATGPAKYIFDVDPDDPLSAAYTVDRDPKRTYGSFAGYQDRDTIGVRGEIAWDLSFATLSFLGSFRDLDYGTRYDFDGSNPTRSLVDISGGEDERSELSSQEVRLSSLPGSGIDWVVGFYHYQQKTIRSDIFNLDSEFVAPIPLTDIYDQDARLDSIAVFGDATIPLGDKFSIIGGVRYSRDDKRYRVTNMRGMVPLRGDEFFDVTTQKSWDDVTYRGGLNFKPNGDHLLYAMVSRGFKSGGFQDTPASAIDAATAFDPETAVQYEIGQKSRFFDGRLIWNNTLYWLDYKNLQTRQSQPDGSIITNNAGKATIKGFETQLTARLMGGLNLSAAYAYTDARFDEFDDEGIDRSGNRISRTPKHKLTLSPSYTASLGGSTELTLAVDYQYESLIYDDNSNEGPEIRPATHFVDARVVLAGIGDHWTLSLWGKNLTNERTRTHQTLFLGANFGTYNPPRTYGATLGWRY; this is encoded by the coding sequence ATGCGAGGTGCAATCTTGTTTTGCGGCGCCGCCGTTCTGGCGCTTTCGAATGCGCATGCAGCGCGGGCGCAAGAGGGGGCAGGTGCAGACGCTGCGACCACGGCCGATGACGATGCGATCATCGTGACCGCGCAGCGCCGCAGCCAGAGTCTGCAGGACGTCCCGGTGACGGTCACCGTATTCGGCGCAGACGAAATCGAGCAGGCGCGGATCCAGCAGGTGAGCGACGTCGTGACGCGCACCCCGGGCCTCAGTTTCGACGCCTTTCCGGCAAGCCAGCCTCGCCTCGCGGTGCGCGGCATCGGATCGTCGGACAAGGGCGCGGCCGGCGACCCGAGCGCCGCGGTGTTTCTTGACGAAATCTATCTCGGGCGCCCTGCGGCGGTCGCCTTCGACGCATTCGACGTCGAGCGGATCGAGGTGCTCAAGGGGCCGCAGGGCACGCTGTTCGGGCGCAACGTCGTCGGCGGCGCGATCAACGTGGTGACAAAGCGGCCGGAACTGGGCGCCTTCGATGCGGCGGCCGAATTCACCTATGGCAATTACGACCGGCTCGACGGAGCGGGCTTCGTCAACCTGCCGTTCGGCAGCGGGGGCGGGGCGATCCGGGTCAGCGGCGCCTATCGCTCGCACGGCGGCTACGTTTATAATCCGGTCATCGACCGCCGCGTCGACGATCAGGACACGCTGAGCGGGCGTTTCCAATTTCTCGCCGAACCCACCGACAATCTGCGCGTGCATTTCACGCTCGACGGAACCCGCGACCGCGCAACCGGCCCCGCCAAATACATCTTCGATGTCGACCCCGATGACCCCTTGTCGGCCGCTTATACGGTCGACCGCGATCCCAAGCGCACCTACGGCTCCTTTGCCGGCTATCAGGATCGCGACACCATCGGGGTGCGCGGTGAAATTGCCTGGGATTTGAGCTTCGCGACACTGTCGTTCCTCGGTTCTTTCCGCGATCTCGATTATGGAACGCGCTACGATTTCGACGGCAGCAATCCGACGCGATCGCTGGTCGACATCAGTGGCGGCGAGGACGAGCGTTCGGAATTGTCGAGCCAGGAAGTGCGGCTCTCGTCGCTACCCGGCTCCGGGATCGATTGGGTCGTGGGTTTCTATCATTACCAGCAAAAGACGATCCGGTCCGACATCTTCAATCTCGACAGCGAGTTCGTCGCGCCGATCCCGCTCACCGACATTTACGACCAGGATGCGCGCCTCGACAGTATCGCGGTCTTCGGCGATGCGACGATCCCGCTCGGCGACAAGTTCAGCATCATCGGCGGCGTGCGCTATTCGCGCGACGACAAGAGGTACCGGGTCACCAACATGCGCGGGATGGTGCCGCTGCGCGGAGACGAGTTCTTCGACGTCACCACGCAGAAGAGCTGGGACGACGTAACCTATCGCGGCGGCCTCAATTTCAAGCCAAACGGCGACCACCTCCTCTATGCGATGGTGTCGCGCGGTTTCAAGAGCGGTGGGTTCCAGGATACGCCGGCAAGCGCGATCGATGCCGCGACCGCATTCGATCCGGAAACCGCCGTTCAGTATGAAATCGGACAGAAGAGCCGTTTCTTCGACGGCCGGCTGATCTGGAACAACACGCTTTACTGGCTCGATTACAAGAATCTCCAGACCCGCCAATCGCAGCCCGACGGATCGATCATCACCAACAATGCCGGCAAGGCGACGATCAAGGGGTTTGAGACGCAGCTGACCGCGCGGTTGATGGGCGGGCTGAATCTCTCGGCCGCCTATGCCTATACCGATGCGCGCTTCGACGAGTTCGACGACGAGGGGATCGACCGGTCGGGCAACCGCATTTCGCGCACGCCGAAACATAAGCTGACGTTGTCGCCGTCCTACACTGCGTCGCTCGGCGGGAGCACCGAACTGACGTTGGCGGTCGATTATCAATATGAAAGCCTGATCTACGACGACAACAGCAATGAGGGGCCTGAAATCCGGCCGGCGACGCATTTCGTCGACGCGCGCGTCGTTCTTGCCGGGATCGGCGATCATTGGACCTTGTCGCTGTGGGGCAAGAATCTGACCAACGAGCGGACGCGAACGCACCAGACGCTTTTCCTTGGCGCCAACTTCGGAACCTACAACCCGCCTCGTACCTACGGAGCGACCCTCGGCTGGCGCTACTGA
- a CDS encoding SDR family oxidoreductase, whose amino-acid sequence MARKPEVGKIGETPSEKRGKRVAASKLRKEVGGGKTIRKAPTDKEADLDRAPKWEPRFAGSDRLKGKVAIVTGGDSGIGRAVCALFAREGADIAIVYKSNTSDAEDTAAIVRGEGRNAVLIKADVGKTSAGEKIASKVMAKLGRIDILVNNAGEQHPAEDIRDITPDQLQRTFATNIFGMFYLVQAVLPHLTKGSAIVNCTSITMYQGSGGLLDYSATKGAITAFTRSLSENLVEKGIRVNAVAPGPIWTPLNPRGGAPANKVETFGETTPMKRPGEPNEVAPSFLFLACDDSSYMSGQVLHPNGGTVVNG is encoded by the coding sequence ATGGCGCGCAAACCAGAAGTCGGCAAGATCGGAGAAACCCCGTCCGAGAAGCGGGGCAAACGGGTTGCCGCGTCGAAGCTCCGAAAAGAAGTTGGCGGCGGAAAAACGATCCGGAAAGCGCCAACAGACAAGGAAGCGGACCTGGACCGCGCGCCGAAGTGGGAACCGCGATTTGCCGGTTCGGACCGTCTGAAAGGCAAGGTGGCGATCGTTACCGGGGGCGACAGCGGTATCGGCCGGGCGGTCTGCGCGCTCTTTGCGCGCGAAGGTGCCGATATCGCAATCGTCTATAAGAGCAATACATCCGATGCCGAGGACACGGCTGCAATCGTTCGCGGCGAAGGGCGCAATGCGGTTCTCATCAAGGCTGACGTCGGCAAGACAAGCGCCGGTGAAAAGATTGCATCGAAGGTCATGGCAAAGCTCGGACGCATCGACATACTCGTGAACAATGCGGGCGAGCAGCACCCGGCGGAAGATATTCGCGATATCACGCCCGACCAGCTGCAGCGGACTTTCGCAACGAATATCTTCGGCATGTTCTATCTGGTGCAAGCCGTACTTCCCCATCTGACCAAGGGCTCTGCCATCGTCAATTGCACAAGCATCACGATGTATCAGGGAAGTGGCGGACTATTGGATTATAGCGCGACCAAGGGGGCCATTACCGCCTTCACACGCTCGCTCAGTGAAAATCTGGTTGAAAAGGGCATAAGGGTCAACGCGGTCGCGCCCGGCCCCATCTGGACTCCGTTAAATCCGCGAGGCGGCGCCCCCGCGAACAAGGTTGAAACTTTCGGCGAAACGACGCCGATGAAGCGGCCGGGTGAGCCGAATGAGGTCGCGCCGAGCTTTCTGTTCCTCGCATGTGACGACAGTAGCTACATGTCCGGCCAGGTCCTCCACCCGAATGGCGGCACAGTCGTAAACGGCTAA
- a CDS encoding GntR family transcriptional regulator yields MPQRKVKPSAVPEEPETLFTSTVLTQIRELIVTGELPPGTHLAAEPIASRLGVSRTPVRNAFSVLLAEGLLEHSVNRGFSVREIPLRDILGAIDMRAVIEARGCGMSIEYGWSPEELATLDERIAAGREIVDRGDWSAEIERHWYEINRDIHAWIVRVGRNPAIRSAMRMTLIYPIFGDVCRLCPSVSRYVPLRNRQIPPTVPEHVAESQDEHEAIADAIRADDAEAAERLMHQHVIAVKHRVLLAATRR; encoded by the coding sequence ATGCCCCAGCGCAAAGTCAAGCCATCCGCCGTTCCCGAAGAGCCGGAAACGCTGTTCACCTCGACCGTGCTCACCCAGATCCGCGAGTTGATCGTCACCGGCGAACTGCCACCGGGCACGCATCTCGCGGCCGAGCCGATCGCAAGCCGGCTCGGCGTGTCGCGAACGCCGGTGCGCAACGCCTTTTCGGTCCTGTTGGCGGAAGGATTACTCGAGCATTCGGTCAATCGCGGCTTCTCGGTGCGCGAGATTCCGCTTCGCGATATATTGGGTGCTATCGACATGCGCGCGGTGATCGAAGCGCGAGGCTGCGGGATGTCGATCGAATATGGCTGGTCACCCGAGGAGCTTGCGACGCTCGACGAACGGATCGCGGCCGGCCGCGAGATCGTCGACCGTGGCGACTGGTCGGCCGAAATCGAGCGGCACTGGTATGAGATCAACCGCGACATCCATGCCTGGATTGTGCGGGTGGGGCGGAATCCCGCCATCCGCAGCGCCATGCGGATGACACTTATCTATCCGATTTTCGGCGATGTCTGCCGGTTGTGCCCGTCGGTGTCGCGCTATGTCCCGCTGCGCAATCGTCAAATTCCGCCGACCGTGCCGGAGCATGTCGCCGAGTCGCAGGACGAGCATGAGGCGATCGCCGATGCGATTCGCGCGGACGATGCGGAGGCAGCCGAACGGTTGATGCACCAGCATGTCATCGCAGTGAAGCACCGCGTACTCCTCGCCGCTACGCGTCGCTAA
- a CDS encoding type 1 glutamine amidotransferase domain-containing protein encodes MTKILIVLSAADTWTRADGSKYESGVWAEEFVVMDEKFIAEGCAVDIATPGGVAPTIDQHSMNPDVVGQENVDHFNTYFDAIADRLASPLVLADVDGRHYDAIVIPGGHGPVEDLYKDPDMGRILLEADRAGILIAPVCHGQAALLATRSPDGSWPFAGRAMTSFSDEEEVELGTADNAPWLLADTLRKYGARYEKGPNWGAYVVRDGNLLTGQNPASSAPLAEAVLQALR; translated from the coding sequence ATGACCAAGATCCTTATAGTCCTGTCGGCCGCCGATACCTGGACGCGTGCCGACGGCTCGAAATATGAGAGCGGCGTCTGGGCCGAAGAATTTGTCGTCATGGACGAGAAATTCATCGCCGAAGGTTGCGCCGTCGACATCGCAACGCCCGGCGGCGTTGCGCCGACGATCGACCAGCACAGCATGAACCCCGACGTGGTCGGGCAGGAAAACGTCGATCACTTCAATACCTATTTCGACGCGATCGCTGACCGGCTGGCGAGCCCGCTCGTTCTCGCCGACGTCGACGGACGTCACTATGATGCCATCGTCATTCCGGGCGGACATGGTCCGGTCGAGGATCTCTACAAGGATCCCGATATGGGCCGCATCCTTCTCGAAGCCGACCGGGCCGGCATCCTCATCGCGCCAGTTTGTCACGGCCAGGCGGCCCTCCTTGCGACGCGAAGCCCCGATGGAAGCTGGCCGTTCGCCGGACGGGCGATGACCTCGTTCAGCGACGAGGAAGAGGTCGAACTCGGCACCGCCGACAACGCCCCCTGGCTCCTCGCCGACACGTTGCGCAAGTACGGCGCACGTTACGAAAAGGGACCGAATTGGGGTGCCTACGTCGTGCGGGACGGCAATCTCCTCACGGGCCAGAACCCCGCCTCGAGCGCGCCTCTCGCCGAAGCGGTGCTGCAAGCGCTACGCTGA